A window of the Scandinavium goeteborgense genome harbors these coding sequences:
- the clpA gene encoding ATP-dependent Clp protease ATP-binding subunit ClpA produces MLNQELELSLNMAFARAREHRHEFMTVEHLLLALLSNPSAREALEACSVDLVALRQELEAFIEQTTPVLPASEEERDTQPTLSFQRVLQRAVFHVQSSGRSEVTGANVLVAIFSEQESQAAYLLRKHEVSRLDVVNFISHGTRKDEPSQSSDSGSQPNTEEQAGGEDRMENFTTNLNQLARVGGIDPLIGRDKELERAIQVLCRRRKNNPLLVGESGVGKTAIAEGLAWRIVQGDVPEVIADCTLYSLDIGSLLAGTKYRGDFEKRFKALLKQLEQDTNSILFIDEIHTIIGAGAASGGQVDAANLIKPLLSSGKIRVIGSTTYQEFSNIFEKDRALARRFQKIDITEPSVEETVQIINGLKPKYEAHHDVRYTAKAVRAAVELAVKYINDRHLPDKAIDVIDEAGARARLMPVSKRKKTINVADIETVVARIARIPEKSVSQSDRDTLKNLGDRLKMLVFGQDKAIEALTEAIKMSRAGLGQDHKPVGSFLFAGPTGVGKTEVTVQLSKALGIELLRFDMSEYMERHTVSRLIGAPPGYVGFDQGGLLTDAVIKHPHAVLLLDEIEKAHPDVFNLLLQVMDNGTLTDNNGRKADFRNVVLVMTTNAGVRETERKSIGLIHQDNSTDAMEEIKKIFTPEFRNRLDNIIWFDHLSTDVIHQVVDKFIVELQVQLDQKGVSLEVSQEARNWLAEKGYDRAMGARPMVRVIQDNLKKPLANELLFGSLVDGGQVTVALDTDANALTYDFQAAQKRKPEAAH; encoded by the coding sequence ATGCTCAATCAAGAACTGGAACTCAGTTTAAATATGGCTTTCGCCAGAGCGCGCGAGCACCGTCATGAGTTTATGACCGTCGAGCATCTGTTGCTGGCTCTGCTCAGCAACCCATCTGCCCGCGAAGCGCTGGAAGCCTGCTCCGTGGATCTGGTGGCGCTGCGTCAGGAACTCGAAGCCTTCATCGAACAGACCACGCCGGTACTGCCAGCCAGCGAAGAAGAGCGCGACACTCAGCCGACGCTCAGCTTCCAGCGCGTATTACAGCGTGCCGTATTCCACGTTCAATCGTCCGGCCGCAGCGAAGTCACCGGTGCGAATGTCCTGGTCGCCATCTTCAGCGAGCAGGAGTCCCAGGCGGCCTATCTGCTGCGCAAACATGAAGTGAGCCGTCTCGATGTGGTGAACTTCATCTCCCACGGCACGCGTAAAGACGAGCCGAGCCAGTCTTCCGATTCCGGAAGCCAACCGAACACTGAAGAGCAAGCAGGCGGGGAGGATCGTATGGAAAACTTCACCACCAATTTAAATCAGCTTGCTCGCGTAGGCGGTATTGATCCGCTGATTGGCCGCGATAAAGAGCTGGAGCGCGCCATACAGGTTCTGTGCCGTCGTCGTAAAAATAACCCGCTGCTGGTCGGTGAGTCCGGCGTCGGTAAAACCGCCATTGCGGAAGGCCTTGCCTGGCGCATTGTGCAGGGCGACGTGCCGGAAGTGATTGCCGATTGCACCCTTTATTCGCTGGATATTGGCTCGCTGCTGGCGGGCACTAAATATCGCGGCGATTTTGAAAAACGCTTTAAAGCGCTGCTCAAACAGCTGGAGCAGGATACCAACAGCATCCTGTTTATCGACGAGATCCACACCATTATCGGTGCGGGGGCGGCATCCGGTGGCCAGGTTGATGCAGCCAACTTGATTAAACCGCTGCTCTCCAGCGGCAAAATCCGGGTGATTGGTTCCACGACGTATCAGGAATTCAGTAACATTTTCGAAAAAGACCGTGCGCTGGCACGTCGCTTCCAGAAAATTGATATCACTGAGCCGTCGGTGGAAGAGACCGTTCAAATCATTAACGGCCTGAAGCCGAAGTACGAAGCGCACCACGACGTGCGTTATACCGCGAAAGCGGTGCGTGCGGCGGTGGAGCTGGCGGTGAAATACATTAACGATCGTCATCTGCCGGATAAAGCGATTGATGTGATCGACGAAGCGGGCGCGCGTGCGCGTCTGATGCCGGTCAGCAAACGTAAGAAAACCATCAACGTTGCGGATATCGAAACCGTGGTGGCCCGTATCGCACGTATCCCTGAGAAGAGCGTTTCTCAGAGCGACCGCGACACGCTGAAAAACCTCGGCGACCGCCTGAAAATGCTGGTCTTTGGTCAGGATAAAGCCATTGAGGCCTTAACTGAAGCCATCAAGATGAGCCGGGCGGGTCTGGGCCAGGATCACAAACCGGTCGGTTCGTTCCTGTTCGCCGGGCCAACCGGGGTCGGTAAAACCGAAGTGACCGTTCAGCTGTCAAAAGCGCTCGGCATTGAGCTGCTGCGTTTCGATATGTCCGAATACATGGAACGCCACACGGTGAGCCGTCTGATCGGTGCGCCTCCAGGCTACGTGGGCTTCGATCAGGGCGGTTTGCTGACCGACGCGGTGATCAAGCATCCGCACGCGGTCCTGCTGCTCGATGAAATCGAAAAAGCGCATCCGGACGTCTTCAACCTGCTGTTGCAGGTGATGGATAACGGCACGCTGACCGATAACAACGGCCGCAAAGCAGACTTCCGTAACGTGGTGCTGGTGATGACCACCAACGCCGGGGTGCGTGAAACTGAGCGTAAATCTATCGGCCTGATCCACCAGGATAACAGCACCGATGCGATGGAAGAGATCAAAAAAATCTTCACGCCAGAATTCCGTAACCGTCTGGACAACATCATCTGGTTCGATCACCTGTCTACGGATGTCATCCATCAGGTCGTCGATAAGTTCATTGTTGAACTTCAGGTGCAGCTGGATCAGAAAGGCGTGTCGCTGGAAGTGAGCCAGGAAGCCCGCAACTGGCTGGCGGAAAAAGGCTACGACCGTGCGATGGGTGCGCGTCCGATGGTGCGCGTGATTCAGGACAACCTGAAGAAACCGCTCGCCAACGAACTGCTGTTTGGCTCGCTGGTGGACGGCGGTCAGGTCACCGTGGCGCTCGATACCGATGCCAACGCGCTGACCTATGACTTCCAGGCGGCGCAAAAGCGCAAACCGGAAGCAGCGCACTAA
- the clpS gene encoding ATP-dependent Clp protease adapter ClpS: MGKTRDWLDFDQLAADKVRDALQPPSMYKVILLNDDYTPMEFVIDVLQKFFSYDVERATQLMLAVHYQGKAICGVFTAEVAETKVAMVNTYAKENEHPLLCTLEQA; the protein is encoded by the coding sequence ATGGGTAAGACGCGTGATTGGCTGGATTTCGACCAGCTTGCAGCAGACAAAGTACGGGACGCGCTACAGCCGCCGTCGATGTATAAAGTGATATTGCTCAATGATGATTACACGCCAATGGAGTTTGTTATTGACGTGTTACAGAAATTCTTTTCTTATGATGTAGAACGTGCAACGCAACTGATGCTCGCCGTTCACTATCAGGGCAAAGCGATTTGCGGCGTGTTTACTGCCGAAGTCGCTGAAACCAAAGTCGCGATGGTGAACACGTACGCGAAGGAAAACGAACATCCGTTGTTGTGTACGCTGGAACAGGCCTGA
- the cspD gene encoding cold shock-like protein CspD — MEMGTVKWFNNAKGFGFICPEGGGEDIFAHYSTIQMDGYRTLKAGQAVRFDIHQGPKGNHASVIVPVEAEVAAVA, encoded by the coding sequence ATGGAAATGGGTACTGTTAAGTGGTTCAACAATGCTAAAGGGTTCGGTTTTATCTGCCCTGAAGGCGGCGGCGAAGATATCTTCGCGCATTACTCCACCATCCAGATGGATGGCTACAGAACGTTAAAAGCCGGACAAGCCGTTCGGTTTGATATCCACCAGGGGCCAAAAGGCAATCACGCTAGCGTCATCGTTCCGGTCGAAGCTGAAGTCGCCGCAGTGGCGTAA